One region of Vespula vulgaris chromosome 9, iyVesVulg1.1, whole genome shotgun sequence genomic DNA includes:
- the LOC127066196 gene encoding uncharacterized protein LOC127066196, which produces MIVEWILLKLFGVLFFMIIGLCLYFKLIVFNFWRKKGVLYEKPTFPTGNIATAIFNKKSIHNIFEEIYIKYKSYPFVGVYSFFKPILVINDPNLIRFVMTKEFSSFHDRGMYCNEKIDPLSGHLFLLPGTKWRNLRIRLTPTFTSGKIKYMFKILQENGLLLEKFLEKKARKKEEIEIKEIFACFFTDIIMSTAFGINCNCLEYPESEFRYWGKRIVKPRPFINTIMTFASKIMEIFSIPLNDKGASKFFLNVFEETVQYRDKHNVERRDFLNLIMQLMKNGYVKNDEENETNPVKDTSKKFTMSEAAAQAFVFYLAGFETTSSTVTFCLYELALNQDIQKKTQEEIDRVLKKHGGISYNAINEMTYLHMVVCETLRKYPPLPILNRICTKDIKLPNSNVVIPEGIAVLIPLFGIHRDPNIYPEPEKFIPERFTEEQIRSRHQYTYLPFGEGPRICIGMRFALMQTKVALMNALNKFEFLPGPKTPRKLELMVGTVILNAKCDMYLQIQQRSYLIKLIIMIMGWILSELFGFVFLIVITIYLYFKLIAFNFWRRKGVPYEEPTFPGGNINDTIFNKKSIGVLFEDLYKKHKSRPYVGIYSFFKPNLIINDPELIRFVMTKEFSSFHDRGMYCNEKIDPLSGHLFLLSGTKWRNLRVRLTPTFTSGKIKHMFETLQENGILLEKFLEKKAHEKNEIDIKEIFAGFFTDIIMSTAFGINCNCLEHPESEFRYWGKKVFEPRPFINTAMIFASKIMEMFSIPLNDKGVTKFFLKTFEETVHYRDKHNIERRDFLNLIIQLMKNGYVKNDEETETDLVKDSSSELEKFSMSEAAAQAFVFYLAGFETTSSTVTFCLYELALNQDIQKKTQEEIDRVLKKHGGISYNAINEMTYLHMVVCETLRKYPPLPILNRICTKDIKLPNSNVVIPEGTTVIIPVLGIHRDSNIYPEPEKFIPERFTEEQLRARHHYAYLPFGEGPRICIGMRFGLIQTKVALTNALAKFVFLPGSKMQRKLDFVAGIITLGTKDGIYLQIQHRS; this is translated from the exons atgatagtCGAATGgatattattaaagttatttggtgttttgtttttcatgATAATTGGATTATGTTTGTATTTTAAGTTAATTGTTTTTAACTTTTGGCGAAAAAAAGGTGTATTATACGAGAAACCAACGTTTCCAACTGGAAATATCGCCActgcaatttttaataaaaaatccattc acaatattttcgaagaaatttacatCAAGTACAAATCGTATCCTTTTGTTGGAGTATATTCGTTTTTCAAACCAATTCTCGTGATCAATGATCCCAATTTGATACGTTTCGTGATGACGAAAGAATTTTCAAGTTTCCATGATCGTGGAATGTACTGCAACGAAAAGATCGATCCACTTTCAGgacatttgtttcttttacctGGGACCAAATGGAGAAATTTACGTATACGTTTGACACCTACTTTTACATcaggaaaaattaaatatatgtttaaaattttacaagaGAATGGACTTCTGTTGgaaaaatttctcgaaaagaaagctcgtaagaaagaagagatcgagataaaagaaatttttgctTG TTTTTTCACAGATATCATAATGTCTACTGCGTTCGGAATAAATTGCAATTGTCTGGAATACCCAGAGTCAGAATTTCGTTATTGGGGTAAGAGAATAGTCAAGCCGAGACCTTTCATAAATACGATAATGACATTTGCTTCtaaaataatggaaattttCTCGATACCACTTAACGATAAAGGAGCgtccaaattttttttaaatgttttcgAAGAGACTGTGCAATATCGAGACAAACACAACGTCGAGAGACGTGATTTCCTTAACTTGATAATGCAATTGATGAAGAATGGATACGTGAAGAATgacgaagagaacgaaacTAATCCGGTTAAAGATACATCAA AAAAATTCACTATGTCGGAAGCGGCAGCTCAAgcatttgttttctatttggCTGGTTTCGAAACTACGTCGTCGACGGTGACTTTTTGCCTTTACGAATTGGCCTTGAATCaagatattcaaaaaaaaacgCAGGAGGAAATCGATAGAGTTTTAAAAAAACACGGAGGTATCTCGTATAACGCTATTAATGAGATGACTTATCTTCATATGGTCGTATGCG AAACCTTAAGGAAGTATCCACCTTTACCTATTTTAAATCGTATATGTACCAAGGATATTAAACTACCTAATTCTAATGTCGTCATACCTGAAGGCATTGCTGTGCTTATTCCTCTGTTTGGAATACATAGAGATCCTAATATTTATCCCGAACcagaaaaatttattcctgAACGATTCACGGAAGAACAAATTCGTAGCAGACATCAATACACCTATTTGCCGTTTGGAGAAGGACCACGAATATGTATTG GTATGAGGTTTGCACTGATGCAAACGAAAGTTGCTCTTATGAATGCTTTGAACAAATTTGAATTCCTACCAGGACCAAAAACTCCAAGGAAACTCGAATTAATGGTAGGAACCGTAATACTGAATGCGAAATGTGACATGTATCTTCAAATCCAGCAGAGATCAta tttaataaaattaataattatgataatggGATGGATATTATCAGAGTTATTCGGTTTTGTGTTTCTTATCGTAATTaccatatatttgtattttaaattaattgctTTCAATTTTTGGCGAAGAAAAGGTGTACCGTACGAGGAACCAACATTTCCAGGTGGAAATATCAACGATactatatttaataagaaatcgATTG GAGTTCTTTTTGAAGACCTTTATAAGAAGCACAAATCGCGCCCTTATGTCGGAATATACTCGTTTTTCAAACCAAATCTCATAATCAATGATCCTGAGTTGATACGTTTCGTGATGACGAAAGAATTTTCAAGTTTTCATGATCGTGGAATGTACTGCAACGAAAAGATCGATCCACTTTCAGgacatttgtttcttttatctgGGACCAAATGGAGAAATTTACGTGTACGTTTGACACCTACTTTTACGTCAGGAAAAATCAAACATATGTTTGAAACTTTACAAGAGAATGGAATTCTATTGGAAAAATTCCTTGAGAAGAAAGCTcatgagaaaaatgaaattgatataAAGGAGATCTTTGCTGG TTTTTTCACAGATATCATAATGTCGACTGCATTTGGGATAAATTGCAATTGTCTGGAACACCCAGAGTCAGAATTTCGTTATTGGGGTAAAAAGGTGTTCGAGCCAAGGCCATTCATAAACACGGCAATGATATTTGCTTCTAAAATAATGGAAATGTTCTCGATACCACTTAACGATAAAGGAGTAAccaaattttttttgaaaactttCGAAGAGACTGTACATTATCGAGACAAACATAACATCGAGAGACGTGATTTCCTTAACTTGATAATTCAATTGATGAAGAATGGATACGTCAAGAATGACGAAGAGACCGAAACTGATCTTGTCAAAGATTCATCGA gcgaattagaaaaattcagTATGTCGGAAGCTGCAGCTCAAgcatttgttttctatttggCTGGTTTCGAAACTACATCGTCGACGGTGACTTTTTGCCTTTACGAATTGGCCTTGAATCaagatattcaaaaaaaaacgCAGGAGGAAATCGATAGAGTTTTAAAAAAACACGGAGGTATCTCGTATAACGCTATTAATGAGATGACTTATCTTCATATGGTCGTATGCG AAACCTTAAGGAAGTATCCACCTTTGCCTATTTTAAATCGTATATGTACCAAGGATATTAAACTACCTAATTCTAATGTCGTCATACCTGAAGGTACTACTGTGATTATTCCTGTTCTTGGAATACATAGAGATTCTAATATTTATCCCGAACCAGAGAAATTTATTCCTGAACGATTCACGGAAGAACAACTTCGTGCTAGACATCATTATGCCTATTTGCCATTTGGAGAAGGACCAAGAATATGTATTG GTATGAGATTCGGTCTGATTCAAACGAAAGTTGCCCTTACGAATGCCTTGGCAAAGTTTGTATTTTTGCCAGGATCAAAAATGCAGAGGAAGCTCGATTTCGTGGCAGGAATTATAACATTAGGTACGAAAGATGGCATATATCTTCAAATCCAACATAGATCATAG
- the LOC127066130 gene encoding EH domain-binding protein 1 isoform X2: protein MSSVWKRLQRVNKRAAKFQFTVSYHEVTLETTTKWKPNKLSVVWTRRSRRVSTEPLDWEPNLSDPLKGVISWPVPDNHTVSVTLFKDPRTHELEDKDWSFVIEDVSSTGKRRHVAAANINMKKYATLESSQQQLKLDLKPTSKKIVSATLECTLSCVFLREGKATDEDMQSMASLMSVNNNSDIAPLDDFDNEDIPEDVEEVIVKNMDEILDISAQLDLMTSSLTESELPSTPISVASLSKDDTTPVNDDDHFIREISLTGIGDSLKDKSPLKDNVAAENDKNIEHSSLRLPLQPLDFKKNEMNMPKLKEVTPGQDLLEWCKEVTKDYPGVKVTNLTTSWRNGMAFCSIIHHFRPDLIDIESLLSHDVKGNCKKAFDAGEALGIPRVIEPADMDILTVPDKLAVMTYLYQLRAHFTGHELEVHQIGKTTDESSYMIGRFNTDNNTDVSVQLFGQEIINLRKKEQMEQRNNKTDSNRRSNPFDNNQYKKDDISIDTIKNKLHLSLNADNQDDQFNKDKSPSSVKDVKDIILASSKSILGKVLSPTKEKYASREKDSINTVDKGSRGNSECQSASPPHGEQRAQHPLVSRHDELRERARQLLEQARNQSKPAGIVSVATSPVETQSDDERQQQLRERARRLIAEVKMGVNVNPSQNNDDNNSDRRSMDDQNNSPRRSVTPSTPGDRLSIKSEYNGNILGNTSDVEKKTGSPLYSFSKIIERISPDKTSPDRTPYSLRGLGKDMTSYIQNELEALEREQTQIDIQAGKLEKQLRAAMESDNEDETERLMSLWFTLVNKKNALLRRQMQLNILEKEDDLERRFELLNRELRSILAVEDWRKTTEQKMRENLLLEELVSIVNKRDELVHHLDTQERAIEDDDEIERDLSRAGLAQRNKNCVVQ, encoded by the exons ATGAGTTCGGTTTGGAAACGACTTCAACGAGTAAACAAAAGAGCGGCGAAATTCCAATTTACCGTTTCGTATCACGAGGTCACTCTCGAGACAACAACGAAATG gAAACCAAACAAATTAAGCGTTGTATGGACAAGACGTAGTAGAAGAGTTAGTACAGAACCTTTGGATTGGGAACCAAATTTAAGCGATCCATTGAAAGGTGTTATTAGTTGGCCAGTTCCAGACAATCATACAGTTTCTGTAACGTTGTTTAAAGATCCTAGGACTCATGAATTAGAAGACAAGGATTGGTCTTTTGTTATTGAAGAT gtTTCCTCTACGGGTAAAAGACGACATGTAGCTGCTGCAAATATAAACATGAAAAAGTATGCTACACTCGAATCTAGTCAGCAACAACTTAAATTAGATTTGAAACCGACTTCCAAAAAAATTGTTAGTGCTACATTAGAATGTACATTGTCATGTGTATTTTTGAGAGAAGGCAAAGCAAC ggATGAAGACATGCAGAGTATGGCTAGTTTGATGTCAGTTAATAATAACAGCGATATTGCTCCATTAGATGATTTTGATAATGAGGATATACCTGAAGATGTAGAAGAGGTTATAGTCAAAAATATGGATGAAATTTTAGATATCTCTGCTCAACTTGATTTAATGACAAGTAGTCTTACAGAAAGCGAATTACCTAGTACTCCAATCAGtg tgGCAAGTTTATCTAAAGATGATACAACTCCTGtaaatgatgatgatcattTCATACGCGAAATAAGTTTAACAGGAATTGGAGATAGCTTGAAAGACAAGTCACCTTTAAAGGATAATGTTGCGGCTGAAAATGA CAAAAATATCGAACATAGCTCATTGAGATTGCCACTGCAACCATTGGactttaaaaagaatgaaatgaatatGCCTAAATTAAAGGAAGTTACACCTGGTCAAGATTTGTTGGAATGGTGTAAAGAAGTAACAAAAGACTATCCTGGTGTTAAAGTTACTAACTTGACAACATCTTGGAGAAATGGAATGGCATTTTGTTCTATTATTCATCATTTTAGACCTGATCTTAT TGATATAGAATCTTTATTATCACATGATGTAAAAGGTAATTGTAAAAAAGCGTTTGATGCTGGAGAAGCTCTAGGAATACCTAGAGTAATAGAGCCTGCTGATATGGATATCTTAACTGTACCTGATAAATTAGCTGTGATgacatatttatatcaattgaGAGCACATTTCACAGGACATGAATTGGAG gTACATCAAATAGGTAAAACAACTGATGAATCTTCTTATATGATTGGTAGATTTAATACAGATAATAATACAGATGTAAGTGTACAATTATTTGgtcaagaaataattaatttacgtaAAAAGGAGCAAATggaacaaagaaataataaaactgaCAGTAATAGACG GTCAAATCCATttgataataatcaatataaaaaggaTGATATCAGTAttgatacgataaaaaataaattacatttgaGTTTAAATGCAGATAATCAAGATGATCAATTTAATAAAGACAAATCACCTTCCAGTGTAAAAGATGTTAAAGATATTATACTTGCTAGTTCAAAGAGCATTTTGGGAAAAGTTTTATCcccaacaaaagaaaaatatgcatCTAGAGAAAag gACTCAATTAATACTGTCGATAAAGGAAGTCGCGGTAATTCAGAATGTCAAAGTGCTTCACCTCCGCATGGAGAGCAACGTGCACAACAT ccGTTAGTTAGTCGGCATGACGAATTGAGGGAACGTGCGAGACAGTTATTGGAACAAGCCAGAAATCAATCAAAGCCTGCTGGCATTGTTTCCGTTGCTACCAGTCCAGTTGAG acTCAAAGCGATGATGAAAGACAACAACAATTACGTGAAAGAGCAAGACGTTTGATAGCAGAAGTAAAAATGGGTGTTAATGTTAATCCAAGtcaaaataatgatgataataatagtgataGACGATCAATGGATGATCAAAATAATAGTCCAAGAAGAAGTGTTACACCATCCACACCTGGAGATAGATTAAGCATAAAG tcCGAGTACAATGGAAATATATTAGGTAATACAAGTGACGTGGAAAAGAAAACTGGCTCACCTTTGTATTCGTTCTCtaaaattatagaaagaaTTTCTCCTGATAAAACTAGTCCTGATAGAACTCCGTATTCTCTTAGAGGc TTGGGTAAAGATATGACATCGTATATTCAAAACGAACTTGAAGCTTTGGAGAGAGAACAAACTCAGATAGATATACAAGCTGGTAAACTTGAAAAACAACTCAGAGCTGCCATGGAAAGTGATAATGAAGATGAAACTGAAAGACTGATGTCTCTATGGTTTACGCttgttaataagaaaaatgctTTATTGAGAAGGCAAatgcaattaaatatatt agagaaagaagatgattTAGAACGTCGTTTCGAGCTTTTAAATCGGGAATTAAGAAGCATTCTTGCTGTGGAAGATTGGAGAAAGACAACTGAACAAAAAATGCGTGAAAATTTATTGTTGGAAGAATTAGTGTCAATTGTTAACAAAAGAGATGAGTTAGTGCATCATCTTGATACTCAAGAAAGAGC TATCGAGGATGACGATGAAATAGAACGCGATTTATCACGAGCAGGTTTAGCTcagcgaaataaaaattgtgtcGTGCAATGA
- the LOC127066130 gene encoding EH domain-binding protein 1 isoform X1, with protein MSSVWKRLQRVNKRAAKFQFTVSYHEVTLETTTKWKPNKLSVVWTRRSRRVSTEPLDWEPNLSDPLKGVISWPVPDNHTVSVTLFKDPRTHELEDKDWSFVIEDVSSTGKRRHVAAANINMKKYATLESSQQQLKLDLKPTSKKIVSATLECTLSCVFLREGKATDEDMQSMASLMSVNNNSDIAPLDDFDNEDIPEDVEEVIVKNMDEILDISAQLDLMTSSLTESELPSTPISVASLSKDDTTPVNDDDHFIREISLTGIGDSLKDKSPLKDNVAAENDKNIEHSSLRLPLQPLDFKKNEMNMPKLKEVTPGQDLLEWCKEVTKDYPGVKVTNLTTSWRNGMAFCSIIHHFRPDLIDIESLLSHDVKGNCKKAFDAGEALGIPRVIEPADMDILTVPDKLAVMTYLYQLRAHFTGHELEVHQIGKTTDESSYMIGRFNTDNNTDVSVQLFGQEIINLRKKEQMEQRNNKTDSNRRSNPFDNNQYKKDDISIDTIKNKLHLSLNADNQDDQFNKDKSPSSVKDVKDIILASSKSILGKVLSPTKEKYASREKSKSPPRIPQAQQRPILMTRRQLTDPFGSDDEEENIQIIDDKWSQSISITKSQSPVRDDSINTVDKGSRGNSECQSASPPHGEQRAQHPLVSRHDELRERARQLLEQARNQSKPAGIVSVATSPVETQSDDERQQQLRERARRLIAEVKMGVNVNPSQNNDDNNSDRRSMDDQNNSPRRSVTPSTPGDRLSIKSEYNGNILGNTSDVEKKTGSPLYSFSKIIERISPDKTSPDRTPYSLRGLGKDMTSYIQNELEALEREQTQIDIQAGKLEKQLRAAMESDNEDETERLMSLWFTLVNKKNALLRRQMQLNILEKEDDLERRFELLNRELRSILAVEDWRKTTEQKMRENLLLEELVSIVNKRDELVHHLDTQERAIEDDDEIERDLSRAGLAQRNKNCVVQ; from the exons ATGAGTTCGGTTTGGAAACGACTTCAACGAGTAAACAAAAGAGCGGCGAAATTCCAATTTACCGTTTCGTATCACGAGGTCACTCTCGAGACAACAACGAAATG gAAACCAAACAAATTAAGCGTTGTATGGACAAGACGTAGTAGAAGAGTTAGTACAGAACCTTTGGATTGGGAACCAAATTTAAGCGATCCATTGAAAGGTGTTATTAGTTGGCCAGTTCCAGACAATCATACAGTTTCTGTAACGTTGTTTAAAGATCCTAGGACTCATGAATTAGAAGACAAGGATTGGTCTTTTGTTATTGAAGAT gtTTCCTCTACGGGTAAAAGACGACATGTAGCTGCTGCAAATATAAACATGAAAAAGTATGCTACACTCGAATCTAGTCAGCAACAACTTAAATTAGATTTGAAACCGACTTCCAAAAAAATTGTTAGTGCTACATTAGAATGTACATTGTCATGTGTATTTTTGAGAGAAGGCAAAGCAAC ggATGAAGACATGCAGAGTATGGCTAGTTTGATGTCAGTTAATAATAACAGCGATATTGCTCCATTAGATGATTTTGATAATGAGGATATACCTGAAGATGTAGAAGAGGTTATAGTCAAAAATATGGATGAAATTTTAGATATCTCTGCTCAACTTGATTTAATGACAAGTAGTCTTACAGAAAGCGAATTACCTAGTACTCCAATCAGtg tgGCAAGTTTATCTAAAGATGATACAACTCCTGtaaatgatgatgatcattTCATACGCGAAATAAGTTTAACAGGAATTGGAGATAGCTTGAAAGACAAGTCACCTTTAAAGGATAATGTTGCGGCTGAAAATGA CAAAAATATCGAACATAGCTCATTGAGATTGCCACTGCAACCATTGGactttaaaaagaatgaaatgaatatGCCTAAATTAAAGGAAGTTACACCTGGTCAAGATTTGTTGGAATGGTGTAAAGAAGTAACAAAAGACTATCCTGGTGTTAAAGTTACTAACTTGACAACATCTTGGAGAAATGGAATGGCATTTTGTTCTATTATTCATCATTTTAGACCTGATCTTAT TGATATAGAATCTTTATTATCACATGATGTAAAAGGTAATTGTAAAAAAGCGTTTGATGCTGGAGAAGCTCTAGGAATACCTAGAGTAATAGAGCCTGCTGATATGGATATCTTAACTGTACCTGATAAATTAGCTGTGATgacatatttatatcaattgaGAGCACATTTCACAGGACATGAATTGGAG gTACATCAAATAGGTAAAACAACTGATGAATCTTCTTATATGATTGGTAGATTTAATACAGATAATAATACAGATGTAAGTGTACAATTATTTGgtcaagaaataattaatttacgtaAAAAGGAGCAAATggaacaaagaaataataaaactgaCAGTAATAGACG GTCAAATCCATttgataataatcaatataaaaaggaTGATATCAGTAttgatacgataaaaaataaattacatttgaGTTTAAATGCAGATAATCAAGATGATCAATTTAATAAAGACAAATCACCTTCCAGTGTAAAAGATGTTAAAGATATTATACTTGCTAGTTCAAAGAGCATTTTGGGAAAAGTTTTATCcccaacaaaagaaaaatatgcatCTAGAGAAAag AGCAAGTCTCCACCCAGAATACCTCAAGCGCAGCAACGTCCTATACTTATGACACGCCGGCAATTAACAGACCCATTTGGGTCtgacgacgaggaggaaaatattcaaattatcgATGACAAATGGTCTCAATCAATTTCTATTACCAAATCGCAATCGCCAGTTCGTGAT gACTCAATTAATACTGTCGATAAAGGAAGTCGCGGTAATTCAGAATGTCAAAGTGCTTCACCTCCGCATGGAGAGCAACGTGCACAACAT ccGTTAGTTAGTCGGCATGACGAATTGAGGGAACGTGCGAGACAGTTATTGGAACAAGCCAGAAATCAATCAAAGCCTGCTGGCATTGTTTCCGTTGCTACCAGTCCAGTTGAG acTCAAAGCGATGATGAAAGACAACAACAATTACGTGAAAGAGCAAGACGTTTGATAGCAGAAGTAAAAATGGGTGTTAATGTTAATCCAAGtcaaaataatgatgataataatagtgataGACGATCAATGGATGATCAAAATAATAGTCCAAGAAGAAGTGTTACACCATCCACACCTGGAGATAGATTAAGCATAAAG tcCGAGTACAATGGAAATATATTAGGTAATACAAGTGACGTGGAAAAGAAAACTGGCTCACCTTTGTATTCGTTCTCtaaaattatagaaagaaTTTCTCCTGATAAAACTAGTCCTGATAGAACTCCGTATTCTCTTAGAGGc TTGGGTAAAGATATGACATCGTATATTCAAAACGAACTTGAAGCTTTGGAGAGAGAACAAACTCAGATAGATATACAAGCTGGTAAACTTGAAAAACAACTCAGAGCTGCCATGGAAAGTGATAATGAAGATGAAACTGAAAGACTGATGTCTCTATGGTTTACGCttgttaataagaaaaatgctTTATTGAGAAGGCAAatgcaattaaatatatt agagaaagaagatgattTAGAACGTCGTTTCGAGCTTTTAAATCGGGAATTAAGAAGCATTCTTGCTGTGGAAGATTGGAGAAAGACAACTGAACAAAAAATGCGTGAAAATTTATTGTTGGAAGAATTAGTGTCAATTGTTAACAAAAGAGATGAGTTAGTGCATCATCTTGATACTCAAGAAAGAGC TATCGAGGATGACGATGAAATAGAACGCGATTTATCACGAGCAGGTTTAGCTcagcgaaataaaaattgtgtcGTGCAATGA
- the LOC127066136 gene encoding uncharacterized protein LOC127066136 — MKILALMLALICAVQCGPAKTKKQVREREADSYEYAYAAPESVLLDSHLLQVDSVAVPSGTHLSEHRPSRPGYSVGGPLASIAQGAAEQAHTQLGNQHSAAGQAAFVAKNTLAQAAAQSAATAAAALAGKQIIVMGLEQQSRDAHVAVDGEKLQLQQAQRAATAAQNTAQQAMHQVQVITAALNAAQATADHASQAAAEAQAELAAQTTMVGQAKARAETIEEQLNAARVDFEATQAAAQKAANAASAAQSNAAAAAAHAANAAAANVAAASANSHSSGAHGSLVAHLGEPLTNAVPVDAYDYKSAVYHY, encoded by the coding sequence atgaagatccTCGCATTGATGTTGGCATTGATATGTGCGGTCCAATGTGGTCCAgctaaaacaaagaaacaagtaCGCGAACGAGAAGCGGATAGTTATGAGTACGCTTACGCAGCTCCAGAATCAGTGTTATTAGATTCTCATCTCTTACAAGTAGATTCAGTGGCTGTGCCCAGTGGTACCCACTTATCAGAACACCGTCCATCTCGACCAGGTTATAGCGTGGGTGGTCCTTTGGCAAGTATCGCTCAAGGTGCAGCTGAACAGGCTCACACGCAATTAGGAAATCAACATTCAGCGGCTGGACAGGCAGCTTTCGTGGCTAAGAACACGTTGGCTCAGGCAGCGGCACAGTCAGctgcaacagcagcagcagctttAGCAGGCAAACAGATCATCGTGATGGGTCTCGAACAACAATCGAGAGATGCTCACGTTGCCGTCGATGGTGAAAAACTTCAACTACAACAAGCCCAACGTGCTGCTACGGCTGCACAAAATACTGCTCAACAAGCGATGCATCAGGTCCAAGTAATTACTGCAGCTTTGAACGCTGCTCAAGCTACTGCCGATCACGCTAGTCAGGCTGCAGCCGAAGCTCAAGCTGAATTAGCTGCTCAAACTACTATGGTTGGTCAGGCCAAGGCTCGTGCAGAAACAATCGAGGAACAACTCAATGCAGCTCGTGTCGATTTCGAAGCAACCCAAGCAGCCGCTCAAAAAGCTGCAAACGCTGCATCAGCCGCCCAATCGAATGCCGCTGCTGCAGCAGCTCACGCCGCAaatgctgctgctgctaaCGTTGCAGCTGCCTCAGCTAACAGTCATTCCAGCGGTGCTCATGGTAGTCTTGTTGCTCACTTAGGCGAACCCCTTACGAACGCTGTACCCGTTGATGCATATGATTACAAATCTGCGGTTTATCATTATTga